In the genome of Zobellia nedashkovskayae, the window AAACTCTTTCTGCCATCCCAAGTGCCATTTTCCAAAACAAGCCGTTTTATAATCTTGTTCTTTGAATATTTCTGCAATAGTAAGTTCATCTTTGTTCAAGCCGATTTCATGTCTTGGAAATAGAGCACCGGAAAACCCGATTCTATTGGGATAACACCCTGTCAATATTCCCGCTCTTGAAGCACTGCAAACTGGTTGCGCAGAGTAATAATTAGTAAAACGAGTGCCTTTTGCGGCCAGTTGGTCAATGTTAGGTGTTTCAAATCCTGTAGCGCCATATACGCCCACATCACCATAACCCTCGTCATCAATAAAAACCAAAACTACATTGGGACGGTCTTTATCTTGGTTTTGGGCAATGGAGAAATTAAAGGAAAGCAACGTAATGAAAGCGAGAAAAATAGATGAGTTGTTCATGTAAACAGTGGTTTGGTAGTTTGTATTCTATGGTAAGGACTTTTCTGTGTAAAAGAGGATATATTAAGGCGCTATCCAACAAAAAAGTCCTTTGCTAAATTTAAGATAATAATTAGGTTTTTACCATTGTTTAACAATCAGAAATTAGACTGTTATAATTCTATATTGAAGCAAATCCTTATCGCCCTTCTGGGTTCTTATTTTGTTTGGGTGCCTGTGCAAAATAAACTTCAGGTTTGTGCCATACACCTGTTTTTTTATACGAAGGTTCATCAACGTCTAGGCTCAAGTCGCAATCAAATCTGGCCATAATGGAATATCCTTTTTTAGGCGTATTACTGGCATTGGTAAAATGGCAAAGCCCCCAAGAAACTCCTCTTCCATCACCTGAATCCGTAAAGGCATCTGCAGCAAAAGGAGCTGCTGCAGTAGGTGCTAATGATACCACAGAAGCAATTTCAAAATTAACACCGTCTTTTGCATATTGCATAGTGTACCTTTCGTTACCATCTTTTATCGCCAACGTTGCCACACCTTCTTTAAACGGAAAGTAGGTGGTCTCATGCCCAGAAGTCATCACCGGGTTTAAAGGGTGTTTTTCAAATGGACCTAAAGGGTCAGTGGCAATAGCTAGACCATGGCCAACTGCATATTTATCGCGAATGTCAGGCCATTTGTTATAAGCTGCTTTATAGTATAAGTGAATTTTTCCTTTGTAAACAATGGGTTGTGGGTCATGCGTAGCGTCTTGATCCCATTCTCCTTTTTTTCCAAAGGGAATTACCGAGTCACCTCCATGTGTCCAAGGGCCACTCGGTGAGTCTGCGGACGAGACGGATACTGGACACCAATCTCCTCGTAATCCACTAGGCTCATTAAAAGCCTGATAGTATAAATAGTATTTTCCTTTCCATATCAAAATATCCGGTGTGGCTACTGAACGCCATCCGGCTTTTGGTTTTTCTGGTCTTCCAATGGCTACGCCTTCTTCTTTCCATGTGGTTCCGTCTTCACTGGTAGCATACCAAATATCACACAAATCCCAATCCGTAGATGGAATTTCATCCGTAGCTTCATCAGCGCGGTTCCAACCAATTGGTGGTACTTTGGTATCTCTTTTTGTATAATACAAATAGTATTTTCCGTCTACCAAAATTGGTCTGGAAGGATCACGTCTAGAAACAGTTCCATCTCCGTTGTGATAATCAAATCCTTTTAAACGAGTGTATTTAAATTGAGAAAAAAGCTCGTTATCCTGAACGCGTGGCGTAGGATAGTTGAACATACGTTCTGCTGCTGCGCTTAATGGCATATCAGGTTTTTCGGAAGGCATTTTATGAGGAAAAACTTGGTGTTCCTTTGGTGTTGAACCTTCCGTTGAAGCCGACTTAACTTCCGTTTTTTGGTCTGAACAAGCGATAAGTGCACTAGCCATTAGAATGCTCAGTGCGGAACACTTAAGAAAAGGATTGATATTCATGTTTAGTGTTTTATAGTTTGAACTTAGTTTGTTTTGGAATACTAACTTTAGTTAGCTATTTTTTCAACTTTCAACGGAATCTGTATATTGAAAGATTCACGTATACCATTGGCATCAAGGGTGTCTGCAGCACATAGAAGCGCTATTGGTTCACCATTTTCCATGTACACTTGTGGTCGTTCTAAATGTTCAAATTGTTGTTTTCTTCCATTTTCCCATTCAACAATACGTTTTGAGATTTCAAAATTCTTAGCGGTATTCCAATGTATCCCATCTTCAGAATCATAATGTACCAAAGAGAATTCGCGAGTTTTACCTTCGTGTTTTATACGTTTTACTATGGCTCTGTATTTACCATCTTGGTACCAAATGTAGGGGTCTTCGGCAGGGAAACGTTCACCTTCAAAAGTAAAAACGGGATCCGGGTATTTCTTAAATGGACCAGTAGGAGAATCTGCAATGGCCACCATATGAACAACGGGTCCACCTCCTGGAAGTGGGTCTTTTTTACCCACAGCCTTATACACCATCAAGATTTTACCATCTGTCATTTGACATACGGAAGGATTAGAAGTCATTAAAGCATCTAGGGCATCTTCGTTAGGTGCGATATCTAAAACAGGTTTGTCAAATCGCTTCCATGGTCCGTTGGGTGAATCCGCTACAGCTACGCCTATACGCTGGTTATTACGGTGTACCCAGTTAATCTTGGGTTTACCGGGAACACTTACAATTTTCTTATCTCCTGTATTACCCATATAATACAGATAATATTTTCCGTTGAACTTATGCACAGTTGGGTTATGGGTCGTAGAACCATCCCAGAATTCTGTACCACGGTCCGGTAAGGCAAAATCTTTATGCTCAAATGGACCAAAGGGCGATTCTGATACCGCATGGGCGATTACGGAATAGTTTACCCATTCCCAACCAATATTTTTAGGCCATCGGGAGTAAAACATGTGGTAAAGTCCGTCTTCGCCTTTTACCATAGAACCGCCCCAAATACTGAGACTGTCATTCCTGAATATGGACTCCGGTGAAACTTTTCCGAATTCTATTTTGTAGTCGGGAACTGCTTTGGTAGCGGACACTTCATTATTTGCCATAGTAGTTTCCGAACTGGATTTTTTTTCGCTTTTGCAAGAAAAGAACAAGCAGGCAGTCACGAAGGCCGCGATTATATATAGTTTTTTCATAGTTATATTCTTTTTGTTGAATCGAGTTATGAAAGAGAAGCTCTTAACTCGCTATTTGTTTTACAGTTAATTTGAATTTTCAGAGTTGTTTTCTATTAATATTTCTCAATGTGTACACATACCTTGGTTTAGACCATTCACTTTCTCCGTTTTTGGTTTTTTTCATGATGCTTACAAAATGTGGGTCATCACCTTCAAAATCGATTACCGTCATACCTCGTGTTCTGGTCGCATTCTTGAAAGGAAGATAACTTGAACGCGTACCATATCGTACCACATAACTCGTGTCATCTGTCTTACCAGAATAACCAACTACAAGTTTATCCCCAACTAGAAAAGCATCCCAGATTACGGGCGGAAGCTCTTTGCCGCTGGGGCTTCCGGTTCGTGTTTCGGAAGGTTTACTTATACCTTTTTCATTTGTAGCAATGAGCTGAAAAATATATTCTTTTCCGTTTTCCAAGTTTTCAATTTCTAAGAAATTGGCTGTAGTTTTTTCAGATTTCACGAGCTCACCACTGGTGTTTTGATGAATAATATGATAGGCGTCCGCACCAAATACAGAATTAAAATGAATCCGAACCGATGTATTTCCGGACTCAATTTTAGAAATGGAAGGTTGTTCAGGAACAGCAATAGCCAAACTTTTGTGGAACCGATTGTAGCCATTTGGCGAAACCAGATTTACATGTAAGCTAGAGATGTCACTTAAGTATGGTTTCCAGTCAATATTATTTTCTGTTGGACCAGCTCCCGGTTTTAATACCGGCATTTCTATAGTTTTTTTAGCCAATGTGTCTCCTTTTGAATCATGGACAGACCATACTAAAAGGTGATTTTTTAAACTATAGCTAGGGTAGTCTCCTGAGTTTTTAGGAGTAATTATTATCTTTGCATTTCCTTTTCTTGCATCTAAATCTGATACTTTAATTTGTTGAATAGGGCTATGTTCATTTTCTATTCGATTATATAATTTTCGCTTTTGGCGCCAGGTATTTACAAGTCCCCAAACTCGGTTTTCCTCTGGTGAGGTAGCAGCATAACCACTTCGGTAGTCATTGAATGTCCATAAGGATGCTCCAATTACAAAAGGACTCTTGCCTCGTAGACTTGTGTTCCATTCCGATATTTCTGGAATATCACCATCCAGCGAAGTAGTAGCCATAGGTTTTATACCATATTCCGAGATGAAAACTGGTTTGTTGGGCCATTTAGAACGCAAGGTTTTAAATACTTCATCTGGCTTGCCTTGAAACGGATATAGATTGTGCATAATGATATCCACTAAACTATTGGGGTCGTTCTCAGGAGTAGCCGAATCTTTCCAACCGCTATTGCTCACACAAGTAACCAGACGATGTGGGTCCAGTTCATTTTTGACATAATCAATCGTCAATTTGGCATAATCAAAATGGTCTTTTAGTTCATTGCCCACGCTCCATCCAATAATACTGGGATGGTTAATATCTCTTTCAATCATCTCTTTCAACCATTGTTTGGCCAAAGGGTAGTGCGGAGGTGTAAACTCAGGATTGGTAAGCTCACGTACATTGACTTCCTCAAAGATTAGAATCCCTTTTTCATCACAGCGTTCAATCAATTTTTTATTCTGTGTACCGTGCATGATTCGCATAAAATTGGCACCAGCATTTTTCATGAGGTCCACATCTTTATTAATTAAATATTGCGGTTCAGAAGAGCCCCAATACCTATGGTCGCTCACGCGGTTAAAACCAGCTAGACGTACAGGTTCTCCATTTAGAATTAATTGAGAATCTGTCAATTCTATTTTTCTAATTCCAAAACGGTCTTTCTGAGTATCTAAGACTTGCTCGTTTTCGGTAGCGGTAGTTGTAATGTGATATAAATTGGGCGTATCAAAATGCCATAATTTAACATCGTTTGCAGACAATGTAGTTGCTAATTGAACTTCTTTTGTGCTGTTTGCAGGTATGGTAATTGTATGCTGTAAGTCGGGCATAGATGCTTCGTCAATTGTAGAAGCTAGTAATATAGTTCTCTTTTGTGCCGATGAATTTTTAACGCGGATTTTAAGTTGCAAATTGGCCGAACCTCTTTTTAGGTCAGGGTCTGCATGAATATACTGATAACTGATGCGAACATCATTATTTTTGACTAGATGGACATCTCGGATAATTCCGCCCCAGTTCCAAGTAGCACCTACTAACGCGTTGTTGTCTGCCTCTACGGCCAAAACATTCTGCCCGTTAAAATTCAGTTTATCGGTTACATCAAATTCAAAGGGGGTAAAGCCACCTTGGTGACTGCCCACCAGTTCTCCGTTTAAAAAGACTTTGGCAATGTGGTAAACGGCGTCAAACTTAAGGCGCACTCTTTCTTTTGTGTTCGCTTTCCAGTTTTTAGGAAGATTGAAGTTTTTGCGGTACCAACCCTTTCCTGTGTAGTTTGAAAATTCATTAAGCATTCCCCAATGTCCCGGAACGCTCAAGTCATTCCAGTTAGAATCATCAAAATCCGATTGAAATATAGTCGCTTTCTCAGTAACGGAAGCGTCCATTTTATCCTTAGAAACTGGTCTGAACATCACGGCATCCGCCGCCACAGAACTACCTGTAATTGCAGTTACTTCAATAAAATTATCATCAGAAGTATTGAAACTGAAAACACCCAAACTCAACCATTGGTCACACCGATTACGTTGGTTGAAATAAGAAGGAGCGGTCCCGTTGGCATGTTTAACATTCACTTCTGCCGTTAAATGTGATGCAAACGGAAAACGAACAAAAGCTTCGTATAGTCCAGATTGTAATAAATCTGGGCTATAACGAACATAATTACCTTCGGATTCCCCTGTCTTAAAATCCCTTTGTAAGTAATTTTCACCAAAAAAACCGGAGCCACGTTCTCCTTCTGTTTTTGTGTTCCATTCACCCTGTACCGTAACCTGAGTTTGATCTGTGTTATCTATTACGATATCTTCGGCAGTTGCGGAAATATCAATATAA includes:
- a CDS encoding glycoside hydrolase family 2 TIM barrel-domain containing protein, giving the protein MNLKHLAFRILFLVVGICCAQTEKNKPSSEEQFLLSGDWKFHAIYGEGSNYIDISATAEDIVIDNTDQTQVTVQGEWNTKTEGERGSGFFGENYLQRDFKTGESEGNYVRYSPDLLQSGLYEAFVRFPFASHLTAEVNVKHANGTAPSYFNQRNRCDQWLSLGVFSFNTSDDNFIEVTAITGSSVAADAVMFRPVSKDKMDASVTEKATIFQSDFDDSNWNDLSVPGHWGMLNEFSNYTGKGWYRKNFNLPKNWKANTKERVRLKFDAVYHIAKVFLNGELVGSHQGGFTPFEFDVTDKLNFNGQNVLAVEADNNALVGATWNWGGIIRDVHLVKNNDVRISYQYIHADPDLKRGSANLQLKIRVKNSSAQKRTILLASTIDEASMPDLQHTITIPANSTKEVQLATTLSANDVKLWHFDTPNLYHITTTATENEQVLDTQKDRFGIRKIELTDSQLILNGEPVRLAGFNRVSDHRYWGSSEPQYLINKDVDLMKNAGANFMRIMHGTQNKKLIERCDEKGILIFEEVNVRELTNPEFTPPHYPLAKQWLKEMIERDINHPSIIGWSVGNELKDHFDYAKLTIDYVKNELDPHRLVTCVSNSGWKDSATPENDPNSLVDIIMHNLYPFQGKPDEVFKTLRSKWPNKPVFISEYGIKPMATTSLDGDIPEISEWNTSLRGKSPFVIGASLWTFNDYRSGYAATSPEENRVWGLVNTWRQKRKLYNRIENEHSPIQQIKVSDLDARKGNAKIIITPKNSGDYPSYSLKNHLLVWSVHDSKGDTLAKKTIEMPVLKPGAGPTENNIDWKPYLSDISSLHVNLVSPNGYNRFHKSLAIAVPEQPSISKIESGNTSVRIHFNSVFGADAYHIIHQNTSGELVKSEKTTANFLEIENLENGKEYIFQLIATNEKGISKPSETRTGSPSGKELPPVIWDAFLVGDKLVVGYSGKTDDTSYVVRYGTRSSYLPFKNATRTRGMTVIDFEGDDPHFVSIMKKTKNGESEWSKPRYVYTLRNINRKQL
- a CDS encoding glycoside hydrolase family 117 protein, which codes for MNINPFLKCSALSILMASALIACSDQKTEVKSASTEGSTPKEHQVFPHKMPSEKPDMPLSAAAERMFNYPTPRVQDNELFSQFKYTRLKGFDYHNGDGTVSRRDPSRPILVDGKYYLYYTKRDTKVPPIGWNRADEATDEIPSTDWDLCDIWYATSEDGTTWKEEGVAIGRPEKPKAGWRSVATPDILIWKGKYYLYYQAFNEPSGLRGDWCPVSVSSADSPSGPWTHGGDSVIPFGKKGEWDQDATHDPQPIVYKGKIHLYYKAAYNKWPDIRDKYAVGHGLAIATDPLGPFEKHPLNPVMTSGHETTYFPFKEGVATLAIKDGNERYTMQYAKDGVNFEIASVVSLAPTAAAPFAADAFTDSGDGRGVSWGLCHFTNASNTPKKGYSIMARFDCDLSLDVDEPSYKKTGVWHKPEVYFAQAPKQNKNPEGR
- a CDS encoding glycoside hydrolase family protein, which translates into the protein MKKLYIIAAFVTACLFFSCKSEKKSSSETTMANNEVSATKAVPDYKIEFGKVSPESIFRNDSLSIWGGSMVKGEDGLYHMFYSRWPKNIGWEWVNYSVIAHAVSESPFGPFEHKDFALPDRGTEFWDGSTTHNPTVHKFNGKYYLYYMGNTGDKKIVSVPGKPKINWVHRNNQRIGVAVADSPNGPWKRFDKPVLDIAPNEDALDALMTSNPSVCQMTDGKILMVYKAVGKKDPLPGGGPVVHMVAIADSPTGPFKKYPDPVFTFEGERFPAEDPYIWYQDGKYRAIVKRIKHEGKTREFSLVHYDSEDGIHWNTAKNFEISKRIVEWENGRKQQFEHLERPQVYMENGEPIALLCAADTLDANGIRESFNIQIPLKVEKIAN